TTAATATTAATGAATGTTTGTTGATACATCTTGTTCaccagatgctccaaagcttccttctgtgtcagtgagtccctctggtcagatagtggagggcagttcagtgactctgacctgtagcagtgatgctaacccaaCAGCTAATTACGCCTGGTACAAGGAAAACCAAACACTGTTTCATGGACCAGAAGGAAGTTATAATTTCATCTCCATCAGCTCTGAGGACAGAGGGATCTACTactgcaagtctgagaatcAATATGGATGGATCAACTCTTCATCTCTCTTCATAGATGTCCTGTGTAAGTAGTAAAGTGTAAATCAAACACTTTAAGTCAACATGGTAGTTTTTGTGGTAATAATCTATGAGGCTCCCAATCCAAAATGTGAGCTCTGACTGAGCTACATCACAAGGAAATATATGCCCTTTAATAGCTTACTTACttagactttttaaatattccGTCTGTGGTGCATTTTCAgtgaaattaaacaaagatactcccatttaaagtttaaacaaagCCATGTTAAAAGCAAACACATTGACTCGACATACAATATATCATACTGTCCTACATGTTAATATTAATGAATGTTTGTTGATACATCTTGTTCaccagatgctccaaagcttccttctgtgtcagtgagtccctctggtcagatagtggagggcagttcagtgaccctgacctgtagcagtgatgctaacccagcagctaattacGCCTGGTACAAGGAAAACCAAACACTGTTTCATGTACCAGAAGGAAGTTATAATTTCATCTCCATCAGATCTGAGGATAGAGGGATGTACTactgcaagtctgagaatcAATATGGATGGATCaactctttgtctctgttcatAGATGTCCTGTGTAAGTAGTAAAGTGTAAATCAAACACTTTAAGTCAACATGGTAGTTTTTGTGGTAATAATCTATGAGGCTCCCAATCCAAAATGTGAGCTCTGACTGAACTACATCACAAGGAAATATATGCCCTTTAATAGCTTACTTACttagactttttaaatattccGTCTGTGGTGCATTTTCAgtgaaattaaacaaagatactcccatttaaagtttaaacaaagCCATGTTAAAAGCAAACACATTGACTCGACATACAATATATCATACTGTCCTGCATGTTAATATTAATGAATGTTTGTTGATACATCTTGTTCaccagatgctccaaagcttccttctgtgtcagtgagtccctctggtcagatagtggagggcagttcagtgaccctgacctgtagcagtgatgctaacccagcagctaattacGCCTGGTACAAGGAAAACCAAACACTGTTTCATGGACCAGAAGGAAGTTATAATTTCATCTCCATCAGCTCTGAGGATAGAGGGATGTACTactgcaagtctgagaatcAATATGGATGGATCaactctttgtctctgttcatAGATGTCCTGTGTAAGTAGTAAAGTGTAAATCAAACACTTTAAGTCAACATGGTAGTTTTTGTGGTAATAATCTATGAGGCTCCCAATCCAAAATGTGAGCTCTGACTGAGCTACATCACAAGGAAATATATGCCCTTTAATAGCTTACTTACttagactttttaaatattctgtCTGTGGTGCATTTTCAgtgaaattaaacaaagatactcccatttaaagtttaaacaaagCCATGTTAAAAGCAAACACATTGACTCGACATACAATATATCATACTGTCCTGCATGTTAATATTAATGAATGTTTGTTGATACATCTTGTTCaccagatgctccaaagcttccttctgtgtcagtgagtccctctggtgagatagtggagggcagttcagtgaccctgacctgtagcagtgatgctaacccagcagctaattacACCTGGTACAAAGAGAATGAAGCCTCACCAAAAGCATCAGGACAGAtcttcaccatcactgatgtCAGATCTGAACACAGTGGGAATTATTACTGTGAAGTCCAGAACATCAGAGGACGTCAAAGCATCACCATACATCTGACTGTGGCAGGTTGGTTTTTCCACTGCATCTGATGTGATGGGGGGACTCAACCTTGACCTGTACTTTTGCATACACATAGTTATTCTGTGCAATGAGGGATTCCAAAAttaacacacatcacataatTCTTCTCCAGTGGACCATGctttgttcattaaatgttttcgGCTATCTCTCCTCCATCAAGGTGGTGCCTGAGGACACTCCTCTTAAATAGTaaataacatgctttttgtgattttaaatcatttatacACTGTTATTACAccagatgtctatgttaaacatagtcaaaacttcaagtcaaaagccaggccTTCAccctgctctgaatgctctaTTTGCAAACTAACATCTACTTCCCCATTGAACTGACATCAGATTTTAGTACTCTTGAATCTGGGAGTTCTCTTTCATGACTTTTATGGGGCCAGTGAGCCCAAAAAACCTTTGACACTCAAATTAAATGTCAGTGTTATCTTTTGATTTCCATTTCCTAGGAGCATGGAAGTTAATAGCTGTTGGAACAATCGCTGCTGTTTTACTTGTCCTACTCATCTTGGTTGCACTATGCATTAGGTGAGAAGTACATCTTTCTTAACTGATACATCTTTGAAAAGCATTTCAAATCATTTCAATCagtcaatttatcaattaatttatttgtcctttttttttttcacttattttccaAACCAGAGCCTCTAAGCAACCGTCTAAACCTGCAGAGACATTGGGCAACAGTGCACAGGTGAGGAAGATCAGTCCTAGTACAAAATATGGTTCCACAATTCAGTTCTTACTGTAAAGACAGTCTCAGCACTTGGAGAGCAAATTTTCTAAGTCCTTTGAGTTTGACTTACAGAGATAAAACACATGCAGAAATATCCTTAGTAAATAACAATATAGTATGTAGTTTTGAACTGGACAGGTTTAATAGGTTACCAGAATCTGATTCATACTGTTCTTCTGAGAGCcaaaagtttgattttgcttCACCCTGCAGTGATAGTCAATACAGGGAAAAAATCACTTGGCACAGATGCAACTAAGAAAGATAATTGACAATAGTTGGACTGATATCATGAAGCTAAATAACCTACCTACTGTCACTTTAAGTCAAAGAAGCATTGAACTCAGTTTGTCAAACTGAACAAGTGATCTTATCTTTCCAGTGTCTACAGACACAATCAGCCGAGCAGCAGGATGCCCTTCTCTGTACCACTGTTGATTTGTCCAAGGAACAGGCAGATACTCTCTGCTCCAATATCAGCCCAGCTCAGCCCCGAAGACacaaggaggaagaagaggcaTTGAGTGTGTGAAAATGAACAGTGGCAATGCAGCCCCAAGGTAAGCACCTTTTTACAAAGGAACAGTATCCTCAGTTGGTGTTTGATAGAGTGTCTTGACCTTTTCTGTTCAAAAATGTGGACAAATTTGGATTTGGCCAGAACTTTATCAGGTGGATTAAACTGCTGTATTTTGTGAGGATGATTCTGGTCAATTGTCTCATTTGTATGTCATCATTTTGACCTTGAGAAAGGGACATGCTTTTTGTCACCACTTAACGTTGATCATTAAACGATTGCCACAAGCGAAACACAATGATGTCTATCAAAcaaatagttaaaaacaacatttataatGAATTTCTTATATGCTGATGATGTGTTAGTATTCTATCTTGATTTTTATTTCTGCCACTGATGGCCACATTTGGTACCTTTGAGGATAGAAAGTCAGTGTTAGCAAAGCCTTTAAATTCAGACTTCCCCCATTTTGCCATCAAAAATCTTCACATCTACTAGTTCAGGTTATTGACAATTTGCATTACAGATAAAAGAGATGCAAGTTGGTTAGATATTGGGAAATCAACCTGTGTACTGCAGTGGCCATGCTGTGAAAATCTACAGTCGTTGTGgatgaaaattacatttcaaactTCAGCTGAAGTTAATATTGGTCATACTCAGCCAAATGAAGGGGGTATCCTATAGAGTCATACTGTTTTTAATAGAATattccctctgtgtgtttcGCCAGACAGTGTATctttgctgagctgcagtggagggatttTACCACACAGAGGGAATAAGTCAAGTGTTATATTCATTTTGGCTAAACTGTATAATGCATATTCACGTAGAAAACAgagattttgtctcccatctcTTACACTGGAGTACACCGCTAACTCAATATATGAGCATTCAAGTGTTGTATCAAGAGAGTTTAaaattttagtttatatttacatatctaGTTGCATATTTGATAGAAGAGTTTGAGATGAGTTTTGTAATAACTGCTGTATTAGTTTTGGCATTTAATAACATATCTTTAGAGCGTTCTCATTTGTTTTTCCCCCTCACAGAAACAGAAGCCAGGAAACTGCTGCGTTGTATATCGCAATCAACAAAACCCCCAAATAACATGGagaattttttctttatttgtatttaatcaGTTGTGGTTTCTCAGAACAGACCTGTCCAGGAAtagagatatactgtatgtggacaATAGATCTctaatgtaaatacacacatttcaaTAGAACATGCAACAGTattcagagtttgtttttttcaccaaaGGTCAGCCATGTGTAAAGTACTCATGACTTAGTGCATATGTGTAATATGTTTTTACCTGATGAATCTTAGTCACTTGGTGCCATAACAGGAGCCCTAATATCATTTGTTGGTGCAGTGGAACATCAACAACTGCATTTGCTGGACTGCACAATCAAGCCACAGCAACCACTACCTGGAATTGAAGCCAGAGTGTCTGCAGATGAATAGTTTCCTCCCTCTCAGTCTGATCCCTTTTGTAATTCATGCAAATCAAGCAGACATTTTCTATATAATCTCTAGAAATGCAATGATTATTAGATGAATTTAtttgttgattgacagaaaattaatctgcaactattttgataattgaataatcatttcagaTAAGCAAGTAAGTAAACTTGCCCAAACAttactggtttcagcttctcaaatgtgacaatttaatgcttttctttgtcataacaAAGAAAATCACCCAGATTTAAGGAGCCCTAAATCTGTTGACGCTTTCAAATGAAATCTTAAGACACATCTTTTTACCATTGCTTTCTCCTGAAGTGTTTTTACCTCACAGTTGTTTTATCTTGTCTTATCctgtcatttaaatttaattttatcttgtttttttattcacctTGTTTTATCGTAAATGCTATGATTATCTGATTTTATGTACTAACAGcactttgtgttgcattttatgcatgaattttgctatataaataaagtgtattattattattattattattattattattattattattattattattattattattattattaataataataataataataataataataataataataataataataataatattgttatacataatagtaaactgaatatcttcggtttttggactgttggtcagacaaaactttgactttgagaaacaaaatgacaaaatgattaatat
The DNA window shown above is from Thunnus maccoyii chromosome 2, fThuMac1.1, whole genome shotgun sequence and carries:
- the LOC121912976 gene encoding B-cell receptor CD22-like, with protein sequence MFVDTSCSPDAPKLPSVSVSPSGEIVEGSSVTLTCSSDANPAANYTWYKENEASPKASGQIFTITDVRSEHSGNYYCEVQNIRGRQSITIHLTVAGAWKLIAVGTIAAVLLVLLILVALCIRASKQPSKPAETLGNSAQCLQTQSAEQQDALLCTTVDLSKEQADTLCSNISPAQPRRHKEEEEALSV